A section of the Methanofollis sp. UBA420 genome encodes:
- a CDS encoding S-layer protein — MSVLVLLLVGHAAAGEPTVVVTGYTVTPEVLMPGGQGTITVNLTNTAGQATMTETDTYAGSASGTRTETRSTAINAFIESVYLKGEGLKVISGDYGDVGEVGPGQSVTLTFLVQAPEEEGLYFPEVWVRVQGARSVKYPVPVNVNSRYALIAQPAVSVARTAPDRVVPGETFSLSLLLENTGLSRANDLSVQVSPSNATSIVSLSPEHYYVEHLEPGDAARFNLSFATDRRTPTGLQVIPVSLTYVTPDAAKVARTESVGVQVTGQAEMGIASLSTDPVRPSAGSPLTLIIRIENTGTDDATSVRATVDLPFEGTKEAFVGTIEPDNDAPAVFNLRAGDAGDRPYTLTVDWRDDRGAHTMIEDLSISVEAPDRTPIVVGVVVLVIAAVAIVWWLRRRKEG, encoded by the coding sequence GTGTCAGTCCTGGTCCTGTTGCTGGTAGGCCATGCCGCCGCCGGGGAACCGACCGTGGTCGTCACCGGCTACACCGTCACCCCGGAGGTGCTCATGCCCGGGGGGCAGGGCACGATCACGGTGAACCTTACGAACACCGCCGGGCAGGCGACAATGACGGAGACCGACACCTATGCCGGCAGCGCGAGCGGGACCAGGACAGAGACGAGGAGCACCGCCATCAATGCCTTTATCGAGAGCGTCTACCTCAAGGGTGAAGGCCTGAAGGTGATCTCCGGGGACTACGGGGACGTCGGCGAGGTCGGGCCGGGCCAGTCCGTCACCCTCACCTTCCTCGTCCAGGCGCCCGAGGAGGAGGGCCTCTACTTCCCCGAGGTCTGGGTCCGGGTACAGGGGGCGAGGAGCGTCAAATATCCCGTCCCGGTGAACGTGAACTCCCGGTACGCCCTCATTGCACAACCTGCCGTCTCTGTCGCGCGGACCGCACCCGACCGGGTGGTGCCCGGCGAGACCTTCTCCCTCTCCCTCCTCCTGGAAAACACCGGGCTCTCCCGGGCAAACGACCTCTCCGTGCAGGTCTCGCCCTCCAACGCCACATCCATCGTCTCCCTCTCCCCCGAACACTACTATGTCGAGCACCTCGAACCCGGGGACGCCGCGCGGTTCAACCTCTCCTTTGCGACCGACCGGCGGACGCCGACAGGCCTGCAGGTGATCCCGGTCTCCCTCACCTACGTCACGCCCGACGCCGCGAAGGTCGCCAGGACCGAGTCTGTCGGGGTGCAGGTGACAGGGCAGGCCGAGATGGGGATCGCTTCCCTCTCCACCGACCCGGTGCGGCCCTCTGCCGGCAGTCCCCTCACCCTGATCATCAGGATCGAGAACACCGGCACCGACGACGCCACCTCGGTGCGGGCGACGGTCGACCTCCCCTTCGAGGGGACGAAAGAGGCCTTTGTCGGGACGATCGAACCTGACAACGACGCCCCGGCCGTCTTCAACCTCCGGGCAGGCGATGCCGGGGACAGGCCGTACACTCTCACCGTCGACTGGCGCGACGACCGGGGGGCGCACACCATGATCGAGGACCTCAGCATCTCCGTCGAGGCGCCCGACCGAACACCCATCGTCGTCGGGGTGGTTGTCCTGGTTATTGCCGCCGTTGCGATCGTCTGGTGGCTGCGGAGGAGGAAGGAGGGATAA
- a CDS encoding phosphatase PAP2 family protein: MDPTTAEIGWVVLAQAYLGGLEPLMHAASALGIPFFFFVTAAVWWCASPRAGLRLGLLLAVSGGINAAAKLFFHTPRPYWLSAGVQAHAVEPTFSMPSGHAQNAVCFWGYAAFLVRERWFSAVAVGIIALTGISRVVLGVHFPGDVLVGWVLGAAILLVFIVLEGPAAAWIGKYSPAKQAGLAFSGSLLLLALSAIPSLLFRAPIPEAWVLTAAAPVDPWDLSNALYAAGAVFGIGAGAAWEGGRFSAGGGLRTRAARLIIGIAGAALIWAVTIPLIAAEPGPAVSAATYLRAAALGLWISGAAPGLFARLGIAE, encoded by the coding sequence ATGGACCCGACAACGGCAGAGATAGGATGGGTCGTCCTGGCACAGGCATATCTCGGCGGCCTCGAACCCCTGATGCATGCCGCTTCGGCGCTCGGGATCCCCTTTTTCTTCTTTGTGACTGCGGCGGTCTGGTGGTGTGCAAGCCCGCGGGCAGGCCTGAGGCTCGGCCTTCTCCTCGCGGTCTCCGGCGGGATCAATGCCGCCGCAAAACTCTTTTTCCATACGCCGCGGCCATACTGGCTGAGCGCGGGGGTGCAGGCCCATGCCGTCGAACCCACCTTCTCCATGCCCTCGGGACATGCCCAGAATGCGGTCTGTTTCTGGGGATATGCGGCCTTCCTCGTGCGGGAGAGGTGGTTTTCCGCTGTCGCCGTCGGCATCATCGCCCTCACCGGCATCTCCCGCGTCGTCCTCGGGGTCCACTTCCCGGGCGACGTCCTTGTCGGGTGGGTTCTCGGGGCCGCGATACTCCTCGTCTTTATCGTTCTGGAGGGTCCCGCCGCAGCCTGGATCGGAAAATATTCCCCTGCAAAGCAGGCAGGGCTTGCATTCTCAGGGTCTCTCCTCCTTCTGGCTCTCTCAGCAATCCCCTCTCTCCTCTTCAGGGCGCCGATCCCCGAGGCCTGGGTCCTGACGGCCGCCGCACCCGTCGATCCCTGGGACCTCTCGAATGCCCTGTACGCGGCCGGCGCCGTCTTCGGCATCGGCGCCGGGGCGGCATGGGAAGGAGGGAGGTTCTCGGCCGGAGGCGGTCTCCGGACGCGGGCCGCACGACTGATCATCGGGATCGCGGGGGCGGCCCTCATCTGGGCCGTAACGATCCCTCTCATCGCGGCAGAACCGGGACCGGCAGTTTCGGCAGCCACCTACCTCCGGGCCGCAGCCCTCGGCCTCTGGATCTCGGGCGCCGCCCCCGGGCTCTTCGCCCGCCTCGGCATTGCGGAGTAG
- a CDS encoding tubulin-like doman-containing protein, giving the protein MNGAQPSGPPLQLPTDLTICGLGGCGKKLVGEICRQEWFLQHYSLGGRHLSVYTMDTDANERYQDERQRDEVLGTVESFGGRGNVEYDTLYLPNLANISQVSDLAGLDIAEKIKATKSEPGTRVWWLNDPAEKGLHFDELRTIDPFVTDDFGGGVHRRRAISKAIFYKVINEGQAGGFPMFSTMGTTAIVVGLGGGTGSGMFIDLARYIRGQRGETAQIWLFVVLPTTVEGEKEQLNAAVALTELEYLNQTERLFNYIVLTSLGPTGYKKGEEAREEVHEFDAVFPYIFTNFLHLEKGDINIGDAKKPYSSFILADAHIITYPVEELRTFKDQYEVIIGEMEEITASRKRLNLAVGDLLDEIGRTKEAPPTRSDFDYIKKEFGTIEKVWRNEIGRLLDYQTNIAVEFFIENNIPAELRLDMVRTFDDLVGFISRVKNFAQAVKEEELKDDIDRKLFRILPEAFQALETTARIFKRIAAVEDEAMHAALMETLKGREEVAPYIRDLAARRKEVQEEIHLLDAGMQEKQGDLDRMNARRESMEKSADQTLSGTDILLDQYVTLKEKVQAVEGPEKGLQEAINRGITALRKGEVKAADRDTWLRAAEVPEVQRDIAAVAHDIDENLSGLAELVETIALYYYHDMRVRRIDAGGIGSKIIGFINKKPARERKKYDALRRENEEFIKANARYWNLRIDAPFDLYLPGDFISSSLGKRADEFRKKITDAVFAHVPVDDPAGVAAIFEAGDRGTIRSALRERLVSGLLVQEQFSEKYSGQEGEVLEIKRHLDAKKAFQTALIRTEEVADGTFPHRRDINKHYKVFFSTVVRVNEQKSHDTMTKKGMYMTRFGEINPRILSLIREDSSLRDLDWDDNGRRELDKLIAEITATYKHLIDNYKLGIHNLMIPISATERWNFGKAGLVVATPSDYIARTITSARVGDQMTREINETLALRNINDSRLVTHGHARPWEIALTFVVAAGFLDNISPLIAGGGYWEIYEKNRDNILHHVLRMHEGEYITRKALLDLKDAGKMSNQEKKGDNVSGTVLGLYTIRGIREALPR; this is encoded by the coding sequence ATGAACGGGGCACAACCTTCAGGGCCGCCCCTCCAGTTGCCGACAGACCTGACGATCTGCGGGCTCGGAGGGTGCGGAAAGAAACTGGTCGGGGAGATCTGCAGGCAGGAATGGTTCCTGCAGCACTATTCCCTGGGCGGCCGGCACCTCTCCGTCTACACGATGGACACCGACGCCAACGAGAGGTACCAGGACGAAAGGCAGCGCGACGAGGTGCTCGGCACGGTGGAGTCCTTCGGCGGGCGGGGCAACGTCGAATACGACACCCTGTACCTCCCGAACCTGGCAAACATCAGCCAGGTCTCCGACCTTGCCGGCCTGGACATCGCCGAGAAGATCAAGGCCACCAAGTCTGAACCCGGCACGAGGGTCTGGTGGCTGAACGACCCGGCCGAGAAGGGCCTGCACTTCGACGAACTCAGGACGATCGACCCCTTCGTCACCGACGACTTCGGCGGCGGAGTGCACAGGCGCCGGGCGATCTCCAAGGCGATCTTCTACAAGGTGATCAACGAGGGCCAGGCCGGCGGTTTCCCGATGTTCTCCACGATGGGGACGACCGCCATCGTCGTCGGCCTCGGCGGCGGGACGGGTTCGGGGATGTTCATCGACCTCGCCCGGTATATCAGGGGGCAGCGCGGCGAGACCGCGCAGATCTGGCTCTTCGTCGTCCTCCCGACCACCGTCGAGGGGGAGAAGGAGCAGTTGAACGCCGCTGTCGCCCTGACAGAACTTGAATACCTCAACCAGACAGAGCGCCTCTTCAACTACATCGTGCTCACCTCCCTCGGCCCGACCGGGTACAAGAAGGGAGAGGAGGCTCGCGAGGAGGTGCACGAGTTCGACGCCGTCTTCCCGTACATCTTCACGAACTTCCTCCACCTCGAAAAGGGGGACATCAACATCGGGGACGCCAAAAAACCATATTCCTCGTTCATCCTCGCCGATGCACATATCATCACCTACCCGGTCGAGGAACTGAGGACCTTCAAGGACCAGTACGAGGTGATCATCGGCGAGATGGAGGAGATCACCGCGAGCAGGAAGAGACTGAACCTCGCGGTCGGCGACCTCCTCGACGAGATCGGGCGGACGAAGGAGGCCCCGCCGACGCGGAGCGACTTCGACTACATCAAAAAGGAGTTCGGCACCATCGAGAAGGTCTGGCGGAACGAGATCGGCAGACTGCTCGACTACCAGACCAACATCGCCGTCGAGTTCTTCATCGAGAACAACATCCCCGCGGAACTCCGCCTGGACATGGTCAGGACATTCGACGACCTCGTCGGGTTTATCTCGCGGGTCAAGAACTTCGCCCAGGCGGTAAAGGAGGAGGAACTGAAGGACGACATCGACAGGAAACTCTTCAGGATCCTGCCCGAGGCCTTCCAGGCCCTGGAGACGACGGCGCGGATCTTCAAGAGGATCGCGGCTGTCGAGGACGAGGCGATGCACGCCGCCCTGATGGAGACACTGAAAGGGAGAGAGGAGGTCGCACCCTATATCCGCGACCTCGCCGCCCGCCGGAAAGAGGTGCAGGAGGAGATCCACCTCCTTGATGCCGGGATGCAGGAGAAACAGGGCGACCTTGATCGGATGAACGCCCGCCGGGAGAGCATGGAGAAGTCGGCAGACCAGACACTCTCGGGCACCGACATCCTCCTCGACCAGTACGTCACCCTGAAGGAAAAGGTCCAGGCGGTCGAAGGGCCGGAGAAAGGGTTGCAAGAGGCGATCAACAGGGGCATCACGGCCCTCAGGAAAGGGGAAGTGAAGGCCGCGGACAGGGATACGTGGCTGCGGGCCGCGGAGGTCCCCGAGGTCCAGCGCGACATCGCCGCCGTCGCCCACGACATCGACGAAAACCTCTCCGGCCTCGCCGAGCTTGTCGAGACGATCGCCCTCTATTATTACCACGACATGCGGGTCAGGAGGATCGACGCAGGCGGCATCGGGTCGAAGATCATCGGGTTCATCAACAAAAAACCGGCGCGGGAAAGGAAGAAGTACGACGCTCTCCGGAGGGAGAACGAGGAGTTCATCAAGGCGAACGCACGCTACTGGAACCTCAGGATCGACGCCCCCTTCGACCTGTACCTCCCCGGCGACTTCATCAGTTCGAGTCTCGGGAAGCGGGCCGACGAGTTCAGGAAAAAGATCACCGACGCGGTCTTCGCGCATGTTCCTGTCGACGACCCCGCCGGCGTTGCGGCGATCTTCGAGGCAGGCGACCGCGGCACGATCCGCTCGGCCCTCAGGGAACGCCTGGTCTCAGGTCTCCTCGTGCAGGAGCAGTTTTCGGAGAAATACTCGGGGCAGGAGGGCGAGGTGCTGGAGATCAAAAGGCACCTCGACGCGAAGAAGGCGTTCCAGACCGCCCTGATACGCACCGAGGAGGTGGCCGACGGGACCTTCCCGCACCGCCGGGACATCAACAAACACTACAAGGTCTTCTTTTCGACGGTCGTGCGTGTCAACGAGCAGAAAAGCCACGACACCATGACAAAAAAAGGGATGTACATGACGAGGTTCGGGGAGATCAACCCGCGGATCCTCTCCCTGATCCGCGAGGACTCTTCCTTACGCGACCTGGACTGGGACGACAACGGCCGGCGGGAACTGGACAAACTCATCGCCGAGATCACGGCGACCTACAAGCACCTCATCGACAACTACAAACTTGGCATCCACAACCTGATGATCCCGATCAGCGCCACCGAGAGATGGAACTTCGGGAAAGCGGGCCTGGTGGTCGCCACGCCGTCGGACTATATCGCACGGACCATCACCAGCGCACGGGTCGGCGACCAGATGACCCGCGAGATCAACGAGACTCTCGCCCTGCGAAACATCAACGACTCGCGGCTGGTCACGCACGGCCATGCACGCCCCTGGGAGATCGCCCTCACCTTCGTCGTCGCCGCCGGGTTCCTGGACAACATCTCGCCCCTCATCGCAGGCGGCGGGTACTGGGAGATCTACGAGAAGAACAGGGACAACATCCTCCATCATGTCCTCAGGATGCACGAAGGTGAATATATCACCAGAAAGGCGCTTCTGGACCTGAAAGACGCGGGCAAAATGTCGAACCAGGAGAAGAAAGGGGATAACGTCTCGGGCACGGTCCTGGGGCTGTACACGATCCGGGGGATCAGGGAGGCGCTCCCCAGATGA